The Hypanus sabinus isolate sHypSab1 unplaced genomic scaffold, sHypSab1.hap1 scaffold_416, whole genome shotgun sequence genome has a window encoding:
- the LOC132388814 gene encoding epidermal differentiation-specific protein-like has translation MSKIILYEKPEFLGQEKVFVKDVPDLAVENFTNTARSIRVIGRHWVAYAGTNYHGPFNVFGPGGFGNLDDLDRAISSLRLVKENLLNPEIVLYQNVDYGGMSRSILKTTDNLSSAGFDNLVSSHKVKQGVWILYQGLNLSGTRLITFQGDEWPNYCAFGWNDKLSSVQALQNCDSKV, from the coding sequence ATGAGTAAAATCATTCTGTACGAAAAGCCCGAATTTCTAGGGCAGGAGAAGGTATTTGTGAAAGATGTTCCCGATCTTGCTGTTGAGAACTTCACGAATACTGCCCGCTCGATCAGAGTGATTGGCCGACACTGGGTGGCGTACGCCGGCACAAACTACCATGGGCCTTTCAATGTGTTTGGTCCAGGAGGCTTCGGAAACCTGGACGACCTGGATCGTGCGATTAGCTCTTTGCGCCTGGTGAAGGAAAATTTGCTCAACCCGGAGATCGTTCTGTACCAAAACGTCGACTATGGGGGCATGAGCCGCAGCATTCTGAAAACGACGGATAATCTGTCGAGTGCCGGCTTCGACAACCTCGTCTCTTCCCATAAGGTGAAACAAGGCGTGTGGATTCTGTACCAGGGTCTCAACCTGAGCGGGACGCGACTCATCACCTTCCAGGGTGACGAATGGCCCAACTATTGCGCTTTCGGCTGGAATGACAAGCTGTCTTCAGTCCAGGCCTTGCAGAACTGCGACagcaaggtttga